In Patescibacteria group bacterium, one DNA window encodes the following:
- the rsmA gene encoding 16S rRNA (adenine(1518)-N(6)/adenine(1519)-N(6))-dimethyltransferase RsmA: protein MKKNLSTSSSVQEKPFRANTLMGQHFLRSPDVAGFIADAADIKPTDTILEIGPGKGVLTEKLSTRAGRIIAVEKDPRLVTHMRDNFSKTKLEVIEGDILKVDLASILPAHYKLVANIPYYITAKILRTFLEPPAGVARPETIVLMVQYEVARRITAEPPDMNLLGLSVQVYGKPRIAKRVSRTYFKPQPAVDSAVIAITDISDAFFRERDIDPKHFFELAKKAFGSKRKKLSNTLGIASDKRPQHLTLEEWGEIAKG from the coding sequence ATGAAGAAGAATCTATCGACATCTTCTAGCGTGCAAGAAAAGCCGTTTCGGGCAAATACCCTTATGGGGCAACACTTTTTGCGCTCTCCTGATGTGGCAGGTTTTATCGCGGATGCCGCTGACATCAAACCGACTGATACTATCTTAGAGATTGGCCCTGGTAAAGGAGTGTTGACCGAAAAACTTTCAACACGCGCGGGACGCATCATCGCGGTTGAAAAAGACCCGCGCCTTGTCACACATATGCGCGACAATTTTTCAAAAACAAAACTCGAAGTTATCGAGGGCGACATACTCAAAGTTGATCTCGCGAGTATCCTTCCTGCGCACTATAAACTCGTCGCAAACATTCCGTACTACATCACCGCAAAGATTTTACGCACTTTTTTGGAACCACCCGCGGGCGTCGCGCGACCCGAGACCATTGTGCTCATGGTGCAGTATGAGGTAGCCCGACGCATCACTGCCGAACCGCCCGATATGAATCTTTTGGGGCTGTCGGTACAGGTCTACGGCAAGCCACGCATCGCAAAACGAGTCTCGCGAACCTATTTTAAACCACAACCCGCAGTTGATTCGGCCGTTATCGCCATCACCGACATATCGGATGCATTTTTTCGTGAGCGCGACATCGATCCAAAACATTTTTTCGAACTCGCAAAAAAAGCTTTTGGCAGTAAACGCAAAAAATTGAGCAATACCCTCGGTATTGCATCAGATAAACGCCCTCAACACCTTACGCTCGAAGAGTGGGGCGAGATCGCGAAAGGATAA